One Archangium lipolyticum DNA segment encodes these proteins:
- the cyoE gene encoding heme o synthase: MSARAVSQSNIASDLLSLTKPRLSGLVIATTAGGMWLAPGELTVSRILVTLLATSGTVGAANALNCYWERHSDRFMARTRNRPLPSGRMEPAMALGFGLLLAAVSLPALALGANLLTAGLGLLALISYVLMYTPLKPRTSTAMLVGAVPGALPPLMGWTAVTGQIDAGGYVLFAILFLWQIPHFIAIALFRKDEYAAAGLKSVPLERGDDSSRLQIVLYLVALVPMTLLPFQLRIAGGWYLSAAVVLGLSFLGLGAMGLFRRLGRTWARQTFLFSLLYLAGLFAALMLDSGGHG; this comes from the coding sequence GTGAGCGCGCGAGCCGTGAGCCAGTCGAACATCGCTTCGGATCTGCTGTCCCTCACCAAGCCCAGGCTGTCGGGCCTGGTCATCGCCACCACCGCGGGCGGCATGTGGCTGGCCCCGGGTGAGCTGACGGTGAGCCGCATCCTGGTGACGCTGCTGGCCACCTCCGGCACGGTGGGCGCCGCCAACGCGCTCAACTGTTACTGGGAGCGCCACAGCGACCGCTTCATGGCGCGCACCCGCAACCGCCCGCTGCCCTCGGGCCGCATGGAGCCGGCGATGGCGCTGGGCTTCGGCCTGCTGCTGGCGGCCGTGTCCCTGCCCGCGCTCGCCCTGGGCGCCAACCTGCTCACCGCCGGGCTGGGGCTACTGGCACTCATCAGCTACGTGCTCATGTACACGCCCCTCAAGCCGCGCACCTCGACCGCCATGCTGGTGGGCGCGGTGCCCGGCGCGCTCCCTCCGCTCATGGGGTGGACGGCCGTGACGGGGCAGATCGACGCGGGCGGCTACGTCCTCTTCGCCATCCTCTTCCTGTGGCAGATCCCCCACTTCATCGCCATCGCCCTGTTCCGCAAGGACGAGTACGCGGCGGCCGGCCTCAAGTCCGTGCCGCTCGAGCGGGGCGATGACTCCAGCCGCCTGCAGATCGTCCTCTACCTGGTGGCGCTGGTGCCCATGACGCTGCTGCCCTTCCAGCTGCGCATCGCCGGAGGCTGGTACCTGTCGGCCGCGGTGGTGCTGGGCCTGTCGTTCCTCGGGCTGGGGGCCATGGGGCTCTTCCGGAGGCTGGGAAGGACCTGGGCCCGCCAGACGTTCCTGTTCAGCCTGCTGTACCTGGCCGGCCTCTTCGCCGCGCTGATGCTCGACAGCGGGGGACACGGTTGA